atttttgaaggggaccctccagaaaatttgacaaaaaatctaaataatattttgatcttagattttgatgcagattgatagagaatcgatatacaaatcgtttaaggtattccgctgaagaatcggatgacttttggcaaagatacagcGATCGCAGGAGCCCATATTGGCGTTTCATGcgtttttatcatttttgaaggggaccctccagaaaatttgacaaaaaattgaaaaaatattttgatcctAGATtctgatgcagatttgtggagaatcgacgtacaaatcgttaaaggtattttgctgaagaatcggatgacttttggcaaagatacagcGATCGCAGGAGCCCATATTGGCGTTTCATGcgtttttaccattttttaaggggaccctccaaatttgacaaaaaatcgaagttaatgaaataatatttaaaatcaatataaatttaattacaaaaatagaaacaatatttatttttgtattaaataaataaaactcatTGATTAAGTATTCGAGAAATCTGATatctttttcaaaaacttcaCATTAACGTTTAGTATTTTGTCAGTATTAAACATTAACAGCTGATTCCTACCGGCGTTCGGCTATCGTTATCGTTATCGCATTACCTAATATATCAAGCTGAAATCGGGGCCGGAATAAAACTTGGATCAGCTGAAAATGCATACGGATCTCTCGGCCCATCTGCACACCCCCGCTTgcaataaattaattgaagaACTTCAGGCCTGCCATCAGAATGTGAGTCATTCACCATCAGAATCAGTCAGTCAATCCTTCAAGACACTATTTAAGAAACATTCTTACAGCACGCTTTTGCCAAGTTTGTTGGCGTTTGCAACAGCATAGACGACAAGGTGGTCAAGTGCCTGAAGGGAGAACGCATTGCTAGATCGGCGGCCAATAGAGCTAAAGCTCGTGAGCGCCAGCAGCAGTATAAGGAAAAACTTTCCCAGGAGAACCAGTAAATTCATTAATCAGAACACAAGATGACCGCTGCAGTCGAGGACCCCTTGGAGAAGTTCTACTTCGAACACGAGGAGCAAACGATTTGTGGTCAGCCAGTGAGCCCCATAACCGATAGCTTCGATGTAAATTATCCCAGCGTTGTGGACCGCTTCTTTACCAGATACTACTACTTCAAAGGCAAGGTCCCCTACCAAGTACTCTATCACTCCAATCGCATCTGCCTTATCTGCTTGGCTCCTGGTCATCCTGCCTTTAGCCAAGGAATATCGTCGGTTAATTTTGATGTTGGTAATGTAGACCGCAGCCAAAATGTGGTCAAGGGAAAGGCAAAAAGAGGTGGAATGATTCTCCAAGCGGAATCGACTCTCGCCTTGCTCACCACCGAAAACGGAGAAACCTACAAGGTTCCCAGCTGCATCCGCGGAAAGCTGGTTGAGGTGAACACGGCTTTGGTGGAACAGCCCAAGTTACTGGAGCAACTTCCCGAAGGAGCGGGTTACTTTGCCATCCTTCTTCCAAAAATCGAGAACTGCGACGCTATCAAGGCAAGTTTATTGACTCAGGAGCAGTACGAGGAGCGCCTAAAAGTTAAGGAAGAGGTTGATACATGACTAGTTAGAcgataattttttaaagttaaaaataaatagattttGTTTGGCATTTCTATTAGACTAATATTTGTTCGCACAAAGTTTATTGTTTCTTCGAAACTCAGGGCCAATAATAAAGCAGATTTACTTGATATATAAAGTACAAATTAAAACTTGGTCTAAAAATTAAACgttctttttttgtaattcCTTCAACATTCTATAAATTTAagtttctttaatttaaatttggaaATATAATTACAGTACAGTGCCGTCCCGACATAGTTACTCTAGCTTAACAGAGGCTGTTAACTACAAAAAGCAGTTGGCAACGCGACGCAACACGTGTGAGAAATAAACAGCTGTCTGTGACGCATTTTGTTTGGAACTTGAAGaattgtaaattaaattaaaataaaatgtctGCAAGCAAGCAAAAGAAACTCAATGATATGGAAGTGGACCCCAACGATGACGACTCCAGCTCCAGTGAGGATGACGACGACGAGCCGCATCCAGATGCTTACAGGGGCAATGAAGTGCGTGGACCCTTGAAACCCATAAACAATTTGAAATACAAAAGCGCCTAAATTTCAGGAACTGGATGTAGATTTTGAGGGCCGTGCCCCGGTGGATCCAGATGCCCAGGGTATCTCCCAATTGCTGCAGCGTCTTTTCCTGCGAGCTCACATCAATTGTAACCAAATGGCTGATTTGATTGTTGGTATGAAGCACCCcactttaatttttgttaagaATCTAAATAATTATGATTGTTTTCGTAGCACAAAACTACATTGCGAGTGTAATAAAACAGTGGATTGGTGACGAACCTGAAAGCGAAGCTGATGATGACAACATGGCAGAGGATGACACAGTTTTTGGAATCACCACTGTTCTGAATTTGACCGCCAAGAAGGACCAGCCCAGCATTGCCCAGCTGCGCACTTACTTACTGGATCGAGCCAAGACGCATGCTTCGGGAAAAGTTTATCAGCAGCTCAAGGAGCTTCTGGACAATGAAGAGCGGCATGTGGGATTTCTCATCAATGAACGGTTCATTAATATCCCAGTCCAGATCTCTGTGCCACTCCTGCAGAACCTGCAGGAGGAAATAGACGCCGCCAAGGCTAAAAAGATGAAGTTTGACTTTGACACTCTGTTGCTTTTAGTCAAATTCTATCGGAAGGAAGCGAAGAAGGGCAAACCGGTTGAGGATGAGTACAGCAACCCCGAGGACGAGGTGCTTTCAGACGGAGCCAAGATATCCTTTGAGTATTCGGTGGCCTCGGAAACAGATTCCGGTATGTCCGGGGATTGGCTGGAGGGCGATGCTGTCCTGACACCCTACAGGAAACTCTTGGTCCTGGAGGCCAAGCAGCTGCCACAGCTAATCAATGACATTCAAAGCTTCATCGATGGTGAATAAAGTGTGACTTTCtgttatatttttgattttaattgtgGGAAAGGGTATAGGATAGTACCTTAAAACCTCTCTGAAATTTAAGAGAAGTTCTATAGTTCAAAAGATAATTTTCAGACGGCTTATAGAAGCTTTTCTTGGCTAttcattttgaaaaaaaaaatacaaagaaatGGCGTTAGAACTGCAGTGTTGAAAAACGTTGgaaataaaaactttgaaaGTTTGAAAAGTGTTGGAGAGGAATTTCGGCTAACGACAAAACAGCTGGCCGGCTTTTTAACGTTGCTATTGTTTTCGCGTTTTGGCACAGAAACTGCATCCAGCGTGGACGTGACTGGCAAGAAGAAATATTTGATCCAAGCGAGGTGAGGTGCGGTAGCGTGAGTAGACCttgcctttgttgttgtttttattccTATGTTGTTGTTTTGACAAATCGGTGAACTGTGATCATACAGGCGATTATTCATCGCTCGTGCAATTTGTTGTCGTTCGTTTCCAATTTAACCAAAGTTCTCGCTTCTCAACTGTATAAAAGGTTGGCCCTCCCAAGCCGATCAGTGCATAGCTTTCCAGAGCGTTATCAATACCAAGCGTTCCAAGTGTTTGAAGGCGTCTTATCGCCCCTTTTCAGTTCCAGATCCCGCTCCCAAGCGCTCCCAGTTTCCAGCTGCAATCCGTTTAGCTTTGTTTCAAGTTCAGTGACGCCCCACTTGCCGATCGATCGAGTCGTGTTGCTGCCTTAACGTCCTCCTCGCCATGGGTATCGAAAAGTAAGTATCAAGTAATAAGAAAATAGAGGGTGTGTTTTAAATTAAGAGGGTTTAGTTATCTGGCCGCCACGCTTAGCGATTGCTAATCAATTGCTCTGCATTGTACTTGACGTAATCGGAATACTTTAGTGAAGAGTGAGATAAACTTTTATCTTAACAAGAAATGCCGAAATTTATTGGAAATACTACGATCATTGGCAAGATAGCTGCCTACAATAATTTCGTCTTGAATTTGAATTCTTCAGAATTCAGTTTAAAGTTAGAACATCTTAGTTTTTATGAAAgaatttttacttttattttgagCAAACCACTTATTTTATTATGGTCATTGAAAGCTTatcacaatttttttattgcattcaAGAGTTAAGATAATCTCAGCGCCAGGAATGGAAATACTGGGGAAACCACCATGGGTGTAGTTGCTTTTAACAAAAAGAAGGGTATTCGAAAAAACAAATTCCACCTCGTACAACTAGtactatatttttatatccAATCAAATAACAATAGGCCATGACGTGCAAGAATGCAATAAAAAAGATATTCATTGTCAATGTCAACACCTTGACACCCTgaattatttcttaattaattttaataaaaaacatactTCCTGCTACCCTCTAGAATGCTACCGTGCACCCTCCGACTTAACAAGATAGTGAGCCGCACAAACAGCGACTGCCTCTGCATCATTGACCGTGATGCGGTGCCCAGTGAGCTGAAGGATGCCTTCGAGGAGCATCGTTGCTTCGACAAGTCCTTTGACAGCAGCATTTCTTGCTTCAAGGCTGCCAATGTCGACCAGCCCGTGGTGTATGCCCCAGTTCCCGAACTGACCGACTACGATGATGTTAGGAGCTACCAGGAGGCAGCCAAGAAGTCAATGCAAAAGGCAATCAAGGCTGGATTCCAAACTCCCTTGTTGGTTGTTCCAAAGGTGAATCGCTTTCCTCAGGTACAACTTTGCACGGTTCTCGGTGCCCTGGAGCAACTTTATGTGGTGAGTACTTCTCTAAAGGCGACAaggataatttttatttaatagaaattttctaccatttaaatatttaaagcccATCCAATTGCGTGAGGCTGGAGCTAGCAAGCAGCCTCGCGTGACCACCCTCAGTGTTCAGATTGATGATCCCAAGGCTGATGAGATCCTTAAAGAAGCCCTAATCCTGGAGGCAGGTCGCTTCGTCGCCCGCGACATCGGGGTAGGAGATCCCGAGCGCATGACCCCCATCCAGGTGGAGAAGTACCTCAAGCCGCTGTTCGAAAAGTTGACTGTGAACGTAGTCAGTGATTCGAAGGTCCTGGAGAAGGAGTATCCTCTTTTCGCTGCTGTGAATCGTGCCTCAGATGTCGTAGAGCGTCACCGGGGTCGCATCATCTTTCTGGAGTACAAGCCGACAAAGCCGGCAAAGAAGACCCTGTTGCTGGTCGGCAAGGGTGTGACCTACGACACCGGTGGTGCTGATATCAAGGCCGGTGGTGTGATGGCCGGTATGTCCCGTGACAAGTGTGGAGCGGCCGCTGTCGCCGGTTTCATGCAGGTGGTGAACGAGCTCCAGCCAGCCGATATCCATGTGGTGGGCGCCCTCTGCATGGTGCGCAACAACGTGGGTGAGGAGTGCTACGTGTCCGACGAGATCATCACCGCGCGCTCCGGACTCCATGTTCGTGTTGGTAACACGGACGCCGAGGGCAGGATGTGCATGACGGATGCTCTTTGCCGCATGAAGGAAATGGTTCTCGAACAGAATCTGCCAGATCCCCATCTTTTCACCATTGCCACTTTGACGGGTCATGCCTTCATCTCCGCCGGCGAGGGTCAGTCGATCGCCATCGACAATAGTGTGGCTCAACGCGAGGACCACGCCAGGAAGCTGCAGGCTGCTGGCCAGGCCTTTGGCGAACCTTTCGAGGTCTCCATTCTGCGTCCCAGTGACTTTGCCTTCAACGCCGGTCGTGTGATTGGCGAGGATCTGGTGCAGGCCAACAACGCCCCGTCGGTGAGGACTCCTCGCGGCCACCAGGTGCCAGCTGCATTTATGATCGTGGCTTCGGGACTGGACAAACATGGCCTGGACTCCGAGACCCCCATCAAGTACACCCATATCGATATTGCTGGCAGTGCCGGTGAGCATCCCGCCATGCCCACTGCTGCTCCATTGATTTCCCTCGTCAAGACTCATCTGAGTAACTAAATAATTGGAATGCAATATCGTCTGTActtagaaaaaattataaaaccttAACCaacaatattattattattctgtCCACTCATGTCATCACTTTGCTTAAagaatgaataaa
The Drosophila bipectinata strain 14024-0381.07 chromosome 3R, DbipHiC1v2, whole genome shotgun sequence DNA segment above includes these coding regions:
- the LOC108129850 gene encoding COX assembly mitochondrial protein 2 homolog translates to MHTDLSAHLHTPACNKLIEELQACHQNHAFAKFVGVCNSIDDKVVKCLKGERIARSAANRAKARERQQQYKEKLSQENQ
- the LOC108129849 gene encoding protein Abitram, yielding MTAAVEDPLEKFYFEHEEQTICGQPVSPITDSFDVNYPSVVDRFFTRYYYFKGKVPYQVLYHSNRICLICLAPGHPAFSQGISSVNFDVGNVDRSQNVVKGKAKRGGMILQAESTLALLTTENGETYKVPSCIRGKLVEVNTALVEQPKLLEQLPEGAGYFAILLPKIENCDAIKASLLTQEQYEERLKVKEEVDT
- the LOC108129848 gene encoding protein BCCIP homolog produces the protein MSASKQKKLNDMEVDPNDDDSSSSEDDDDEPHPDAYRGNEELDVDFEGRAPVDPDAQGISQLLQRLFLRAHINCNQMADLIVAQNYIASVIKQWIGDEPESEADDDNMAEDDTVFGITTVLNLTAKKDQPSIAQLRTYLLDRAKTHASGKVYQQLKELLDNEERHVGFLINERFINIPVQISVPLLQNLQEEIDAAKAKKMKFDFDTLLLLVKFYRKEAKKGKPVEDEYSNPEDEVLSDGAKISFEYSVASETDSGMSGDWLEGDAVLTPYRKLLVLEAKQLPQLINDIQSFIDGE
- the Dip-B gene encoding putative aminopeptidase W07G4.4, with amino-acid sequence MGIEKMLPCTLRLNKIVSRTNSDCLCIIDRDAVPSELKDAFEEHRCFDKSFDSSISCFKAANVDQPVVYAPVPELTDYDDVRSYQEAAKKSMQKAIKAGFQTPLLVVPKVNRFPQVQLCTVLGALEQLYVPIQLREAGASKQPRVTTLSVQIDDPKADEILKEALILEAGRFVARDIGVGDPERMTPIQVEKYLKPLFEKLTVNVVSDSKVLEKEYPLFAAVNRASDVVERHRGRIIFLEYKPTKPAKKTLLLVGKGVTYDTGGADIKAGGVMAGMSRDKCGAAAVAGFMQVVNELQPADIHVVGALCMVRNNVGEECYVSDEIITARSGLHVRVGNTDAEGRMCMTDALCRMKEMVLEQNLPDPHLFTIATLTGHAFISAGEGQSIAIDNSVAQREDHARKLQAAGQAFGEPFEVSILRPSDFAFNAGRVIGEDLVQANNAPSVRTPRGHQVPAAFMIVASGLDKHGLDSETPIKYTHIDIAGSAGEHPAMPTAAPLISLVKTHLSN